Proteins encoded by one window of Myripristis murdjan chromosome 1, fMyrMur1.1, whole genome shotgun sequence:
- the LOC115358001 gene encoding transcription factor jun-B-like isoform X2, with protein MNLNFSDSYRNSNLKSQHLRADSDFYSAGTADVGSLKLASPELERLIIQNSNGVITTTPTPTQYLYNRGITEEQEGFADGFVKALDDLHKMNQMAPPNVSIGTGGVGCSASTSVFGSSIQPEPLEYTTLSNCTPNPSLSSAASYPSTTISYLPHHQYHQHPQAVAHGSHHFQHSLAGAGLHPQRFGGLKEEPQTVPDMHSTDSGSPPMSPIDMENQERIKAERKRLRNRLAATKCRKRKLERIARLEDKVKVLKTDNAGLSSTASLLREQVAQLKQKVMTHVSSGCQLMLAPKVKSY; from the coding sequence ATGAACTTGAACTTCTCCGATTCATATCGGAACTCAAACCTCAAGTCACAGCACCTGCGCGCCGACAGTGATTTCTACTCAGCGGGGACGGCAGACGTGGGCTCTCTGAAGCTTGCCTCCCCTGAGCTGGAGCGCTTGATCATCCAGAACAGCAACGGGGTCATCACCACAACACCAACCCCGACCCAATACCTCTACAACCGTGGGatcacagaggagcaggagggttTTGCTGACGGTTTCGTTAAAGCACTGGACGACCTCCACAAGATGAACCAGATGGCTCCTCCAAACGTGTCCATCGGTACCGGTGGAGTTGGCTGCTCGGCATCCACTTCGGTGTTCGGCTCATCCATTCAGCCAGAGCCGCTTGAGTACACCACTCTGAGCAACTGCACCCCGAACCCCAGCCTGTCCTCCGCGGCCAGCTacccctccaccaccatcagCTACCTGCCTCACCACCAGTATCACCAGCATCCCCAGGCAGTAGCGCACGGCTCTCACCACTTCCAGCACTCGCTGGCCGGAGCGGGCCTGCATCCGCAGCGCTTTGGCGGGTTGAAGGAAGAGCCTCAGACAGTCCCCGACATGCACAGCACCGACAGCGGGTCTCCGCCGATGTCTCCCATCGACATGGAGAACCAGGAGCGTATCAAAGCGGAGCGCAAGCGGCTGAGAAACAGGCTTGCAGCCACAAAGTGCAGGAAGCGCAAGCTGGAGCGTATCGCTCGTCTGGAGGACAAGGTGAAAGTCCTCAAGACAGATAACGCCGGACTGTCCAGCACTGCGTCCCTACTGCGGGAACAGGTGGCCCAGCTCAAACAGAAAGTCATGACACATGTCAGCAGTGGCTGTCAGCTCATGCTGGCGCCCAAGGTGAAGTCCTATTGA
- the LOC115358001 gene encoding transcription factor jun-B-like isoform X1 — MSTIMEQPFYDDSFLSAYGHPGAALPDYKLLKQNMNLNFSDSYRNSNLKSQHLRADSDFYSAGTADVGSLKLASPELERLIIQNSNGVITTTPTPTQYLYNRGITEEQEGFADGFVKALDDLHKMNQMAPPNVSIGTGGVGCSASTSVFGSSIQPEPLEYTTLSNCTPNPSLSSAASYPSTTISYLPHHQYHQHPQAVAHGSHHFQHSLAGAGLHPQRFGGLKEEPQTVPDMHSTDSGSPPMSPIDMENQERIKAERKRLRNRLAATKCRKRKLERIARLEDKVKVLKTDNAGLSSTASLLREQVAQLKQKVMTHVSSGCQLMLAPKVKSY, encoded by the coding sequence ATGTCCACAATAATGGAACAGCCTTTTTATGACGACTCGTTTCTCTCTGCTTATGGCCATCCAGGCGCTGCCTTGCCAGACTACAAGCTGCTAAAGCAGAATATGAACTTGAACTTCTCCGATTCATATCGGAACTCAAACCTCAAGTCACAGCACCTGCGCGCCGACAGTGATTTCTACTCAGCGGGGACGGCAGACGTGGGCTCTCTGAAGCTTGCCTCCCCTGAGCTGGAGCGCTTGATCATCCAGAACAGCAACGGGGTCATCACCACAACACCAACCCCGACCCAATACCTCTACAACCGTGGGatcacagaggagcaggagggttTTGCTGACGGTTTCGTTAAAGCACTGGACGACCTCCACAAGATGAACCAGATGGCTCCTCCAAACGTGTCCATCGGTACCGGTGGAGTTGGCTGCTCGGCATCCACTTCGGTGTTCGGCTCATCCATTCAGCCAGAGCCGCTTGAGTACACCACTCTGAGCAACTGCACCCCGAACCCCAGCCTGTCCTCCGCGGCCAGCTacccctccaccaccatcagCTACCTGCCTCACCACCAGTATCACCAGCATCCCCAGGCAGTAGCGCACGGCTCTCACCACTTCCAGCACTCGCTGGCCGGAGCGGGCCTGCATCCGCAGCGCTTTGGCGGGTTGAAGGAAGAGCCTCAGACAGTCCCCGACATGCACAGCACCGACAGCGGGTCTCCGCCGATGTCTCCCATCGACATGGAGAACCAGGAGCGTATCAAAGCGGAGCGCAAGCGGCTGAGAAACAGGCTTGCAGCCACAAAGTGCAGGAAGCGCAAGCTGGAGCGTATCGCTCGTCTGGAGGACAAGGTGAAAGTCCTCAAGACAGATAACGCCGGACTGTCCAGCACTGCGTCCCTACTGCGGGAACAGGTGGCCCAGCTCAAACAGAAAGTCATGACACATGTCAGCAGTGGCTGTCAGCTCATGCTGGCGCCCAAGGTGAAGTCCTATTGA